A genomic window from Flavobacterium phycosphaerae includes:
- the mgtE gene encoding magnesium transporter gives MQFKISKELLAQIEQLIHDKNDHELEILLNDMHHADIAEIFDELDIEEATYIFRILDSEITAEILPELEDDVREKILQGLSAKEIAEELDELDTDDAADIIAELSQSKKEEVISELEDVEHAKDIVDLLRYNEDTAGGLMGKELVKVNENWNVLTCVKEMRLQAEHVTRVHSIYVVDDENRLKGRLSLKDLLTTSTKTPVSEVYIKKVDYVKVDTPNTEVARIMQKYDLEAIPVVDEMGRLVGRVTVDDIIDVIKEEADKDYQMAAGITQDVEAGDTVFELIKARLPWLLIGMVIEIVASFVLKNNESAFHKYETLIIFVPLLSATAGNIGVQASAIVVQGLANGSLKEFSQNYFKKELLVAMLSGTIISLFLLVYHSVMYQQYQVGLAISISIIVVILFAAMLGTLVPLFLHKNKIDPAIATGPFITTTNDVFGIILYFAIARLILGF, from the coding sequence ATGCAGTTTAAAATCAGCAAAGAACTCTTAGCGCAAATCGAGCAACTCATTCACGACAAAAATGACCATGAATTGGAAATTTTGTTGAATGACATGCACCATGCCGATATTGCCGAGATTTTTGATGAATTAGACATTGAAGAAGCCACCTATATTTTTAGGATTTTAGACAGTGAAATCACCGCCGAAATCCTGCCGGAACTGGAAGATGACGTTCGTGAAAAAATACTTCAAGGCCTTTCTGCTAAAGAAATTGCCGAAGAATTAGACGAATTAGATACCGATGACGCGGCAGATATTATTGCCGAATTATCACAAAGCAAAAAAGAAGAAGTAATCTCCGAGTTGGAAGACGTAGAGCACGCCAAAGACATTGTCGATTTGTTGCGCTATAACGAAGACACTGCCGGGGGATTGATGGGAAAAGAGTTGGTAAAAGTCAATGAAAATTGGAACGTACTGACCTGCGTAAAAGAAATGCGCCTGCAAGCAGAACATGTCACCCGCGTGCATTCCATTTATGTAGTAGATGACGAAAACCGATTAAAAGGCCGATTGTCTTTGAAAGATTTACTGACTACATCTACCAAAACACCGGTCAGCGAAGTATACATCAAAAAAGTAGATTACGTAAAAGTAGATACCCCCAACACTGAGGTGGCCCGTATCATGCAAAAATACGACTTGGAAGCCATTCCCGTAGTTGATGAAATGGGGCGTTTGGTAGGGCGTGTCACGGTAGACGATATCATTGATGTGATTAAAGAAGAAGCCGATAAAGATTACCAAATGGCGGCAGGTATCACCCAAGACGTTGAAGCCGGAGATACTGTATTTGAATTAATCAAAGCGCGTCTGCCATGGCTTTTGATTGGTATGGTAATCGAAATAGTCGCTTCTTTTGTTTTAAAGAATAATGAATCGGCATTTCACAAATATGAAACCCTTATCATTTTTGTACCCTTATTGTCTGCAACAGCCGGAAATATTGGCGTTCAGGCCTCGGCTATAGTCGTGCAAGGGTTGGCCAATGGGTCGTTAAAAGAATTCAGTCAAAATTACTTTAAAAAGGAATTGTTAGTGGCCATGCTTTCCGGCACGATAATTTCACTCTTTCTGTTGGTTTATCATTCCGTGATGTACCAACAATACCAAGTAGGCTTGGCCATTTCCATCTCTATTATAGTGGTTATCCTCTTTGCAGCCATGTTGGGCACCTTGGTTCCTTTATTTCTGCACAAAAACAAAATTGATCCCGCTATTGCTACCGGACCATTTATTACTACAACCAATGATGTCTTCGGTATCATTCTTTATTTTGCCATAGCAAGATTAATTCTTGGATTTTAG
- a CDS encoding carbohydrate kinase family protein has protein sequence MKSIDIISIGEVLIDFIGHEINTSINRTKDYHRFLGGSPTNVAVNASRLGLNAILVASCGQDGLGDYVIRKLKTNNVNTNYIRKSETTPTSVIFVSKSTETPDFIPYRQADCEIFESQLPDDVLVDAKIFHTTCFALSKNPARDTIINRAKKAKELGLKLSIDINFSERIWPDREEAKEVIKEYLSYDPLVKLSEDDCYRLFSSVKSEEFIFEYFHSLGANTICLTKGKNGVVVSDVTQGLFFQKAIPIEDVKDTTGAGDAFWTGFLYAQLHHKTIDQSMTIAQKLAAMKLQNVGRLPDGIDFKEYLNQ, from the coding sequence TTGAAATCAATAGACATCATAAGTATAGGAGAAGTTTTAATAGATTTTATAGGACATGAAATCAATACCTCTATTAATAGAACTAAAGATTATCACCGCTTTTTAGGAGGGTCGCCTACCAACGTTGCAGTTAATGCTTCGCGCTTAGGGTTAAATGCCATATTGGTAGCCTCATGTGGTCAAGACGGATTAGGTGATTATGTTATTCGCAAATTAAAAACCAACAATGTAAACACTAATTATATCAGAAAATCAGAAACGACGCCCACCTCAGTTATTTTTGTTTCCAAATCAACAGAAACCCCTGATTTTATTCCTTACCGTCAAGCCGATTGTGAAATTTTTGAGAGTCAATTACCGGATGACGTTTTGGTTGACGCCAAAATATTTCACACTACTTGTTTTGCATTAAGTAAAAATCCGGCGAGAGATACCATAATAAATCGTGCCAAAAAAGCAAAAGAATTGGGTCTTAAGTTAAGTATTGACATTAATTTTTCAGAACGTATTTGGCCTGATAGAGAAGAAGCAAAAGAGGTGATTAAGGAATATTTAAGCTATGATCCTTTGGTTAAATTAAGTGAAGATGATTGTTATCGTTTGTTTTCATCGGTTAAATCAGAAGAATTTATTTTTGAGTATTTTCATAGCTTAGGGGCTAACACTATTTGCTTAACCAAGGGGAAAAATGGTGTTGTTGTATCAGATGTAACGCAAGGATTGTTTTTTCAAAAAGCTATTCCTATTGAAGATGTTAAAGATACCACTGGCGCCGGAGATGCTTTTTGGACGGGTTTTTTATATGCTCAATTGCATCACAAAACCATTGATCAAAGTATGACCATTGCACAAAAATTAGCCGCTATGAAATTACAGAATGTTGGAAGATTACCTGACGGCATTGACTTCAAAGAGTATTTAAACCAATAG
- a CDS encoding GIY-YIG nuclease family protein, which translates to MELFPQYFVYILASKKNGTLYIGVTNNIERRIEEHKNKVNPNCFTAKYAIDLLVYYEIFQYINDAILREKQLKKWNRQWKINLIEAENKDWKDLSEEWSN; encoded by the coding sequence ATGGAACTATTTCCTCAATACTTTGTTTATATTTTAGCCAGCAAGAAAAATGGGACGCTCTACATTGGAGTTACCAACAATATTGAAAGAAGAATTGAAGAGCATAAAAACAAAGTAAACCCAAACTGTTTTACAGCAAAATATGCTATAGATTTGTTAGTATACTATGAGATTTTCCAATATATAAACGATGCTATTCTAAGAGAAAAACAACTCAAAAAATGGAATCGACAATGGAAAATAAATTTGATTGAAGCAGAAAACAAAGATTGGAAAGATCTTTCTGAAGAATGGAGTAATTAA
- the rsmA gene encoding 16S rRNA (adenine(1518)-N(6)/adenine(1519)-N(6))-dimethyltransferase RsmA, whose amino-acid sequence MNQVKAKKHLGQHFLTDENIAKNIADTLGLEGYDNVLEIGPGMGVLTKYLLEKPTTTYVIEIDTESVEYLNTHYPKLHGKIISKDFLKYNINEIFEGQPFAITGNFPYNISSQIVFRCLDLREQVPEFSGMFQKEVAERICSKKGNKVYGILSVLVQAFYDAEYLFTVDEHVFNPPPKVKSGVLRLRRKADFHLPCNEKLFFSVVKTGFQQRRKTLRNSLKSFNLSDNLKEDSIFDLRPEQLSVEQFIELTQKIEANAV is encoded by the coding sequence ATGAACCAAGTAAAAGCCAAAAAACACCTAGGGCAACACTTCTTAACCGATGAAAATATTGCCAAAAATATTGCCGACACACTGGGTTTAGAAGGCTATGACAATGTATTGGAAATAGGCCCGGGCATGGGTGTACTGACGAAATATCTGTTGGAAAAACCCACCACTACTTATGTGATTGAAATCGATACCGAGTCGGTAGAATACCTCAATACCCATTACCCTAAATTGCACGGTAAAATCATTTCCAAAGATTTTTTGAAATACAACATCAATGAAATTTTTGAAGGCCAACCGTTTGCCATTACGGGTAACTTCCCCTATAATATTTCTTCGCAAATCGTTTTTCGTTGCTTGGATTTACGGGAACAAGTTCCTGAGTTTTCGGGCATGTTTCAAAAAGAAGTGGCCGAAAGAATCTGCTCTAAAAAAGGCAACAAAGTGTATGGCATTTTATCGGTGTTAGTACAGGCGTTTTATGATGCCGAATACTTGTTTACGGTAGATGAGCATGTTTTCAATCCGCCACCCAAAGTAAAGTCGGGTGTTTTACGCTTACGAAGAAAAGCCGATTTTCATCTGCCCTGTAACGAAAAACTATTTTTCAGTGTGGTAAAAACGGGCTTTCAGCAACGCCGCAAAACCTTACGAAACAGCTTAAAATCATTCAACCTTTCGGATAATTTAAAAGAAGATAGTATCTTTGACCTCCGTCCGGAGCAATTATCTGTAGAACAGTTCATCGAACTTACTCAAAAAATAGAAGCCAATGCAGTTTAA
- a CDS encoding MFS transporter — MNRKIHLSFWQIINMNVGFFGIQYSFGLQQSAVNPIYDFLGAHPDQIPLLNLAGPLTGLLIQPIIGALSDKTWLPRLGGRRKPFFLIGALICSVALFLFPFSSSLWMAAGLLWILDAGNNTAMEPYRAFIADKLDESQQPMGFQAQSFFTGFGQTLANLSLFIFPLIFIGTTGKLPTWVFASFFLGALCSIGSVWWSSYTTKEIPPTEEELQKIQSERLSLITPFADIIKAVIEMPKVMWQLALVYLFQWYALFCYWQNSSKSIALSVWNTTPEKDIKLYGEAVSWTGLVNGWYNIVTFLCAFSLVYFAKKYSPKHVHFGCLVLAATGFLLFPHIHNKYLLFPAITGFGIGWASMMGIPYLMIVSNIPKERYGVYMGIINMMIVIPMFIQTITFGFIMKHFLHNDARLAITFAGVLLIISAIITLFISTKKQAISE; from the coding sequence ATGAATAGAAAAATCCACTTGAGTTTTTGGCAAATCATCAATATGAATGTTGGTTTTTTTGGTATTCAATATAGTTTCGGATTGCAACAAAGTGCTGTAAATCCGATATATGATTTTTTAGGAGCTCACCCCGATCAAATACCGTTACTTAATTTGGCCGGACCATTAACAGGACTGTTGATTCAGCCCATAATCGGAGCCTTGAGCGATAAAACTTGGTTGCCAAGATTAGGCGGTAGAAGAAAACCATTTTTCTTAATAGGAGCATTAATTTGCAGCGTGGCATTATTTCTTTTTCCATTTAGTAGCTCATTATGGATGGCTGCCGGTTTGCTTTGGATTTTAGATGCAGGAAATAACACCGCAATGGAACCTTATCGTGCTTTTATTGCAGATAAACTGGATGAATCCCAACAACCAATGGGGTTTCAGGCACAAAGTTTTTTTACCGGTTTTGGGCAAACCTTGGCTAACCTCTCGCTTTTTATTTTTCCATTAATTTTTATAGGCACTACGGGTAAACTTCCCACATGGGTTTTTGCTTCGTTTTTTTTAGGGGCACTTTGTTCCATCGGCTCTGTTTGGTGGAGTTCTTATACCACAAAAGAAATTCCGCCTACTGAAGAAGAATTGCAAAAAATACAATCTGAAAGACTGAGTCTTATAACTCCATTTGCTGATATTATAAAGGCAGTAATCGAAATGCCTAAGGTTATGTGGCAATTAGCTTTGGTTTATTTATTTCAATGGTATGCTTTGTTTTGTTATTGGCAAAATTCATCCAAAAGTATAGCCCTTTCCGTGTGGAATACTACTCCGGAAAAGGATATTAAATTGTATGGAGAAGCAGTCAGTTGGACAGGATTAGTAAATGGATGGTACAATATTGTTACTTTTTTGTGTGCGTTTTCATTGGTGTATTTTGCTAAAAAGTATTCGCCAAAACATGTGCATTTCGGATGTTTGGTTTTGGCAGCTACCGGATTTTTATTATTTCCTCACATTCACAATAAATATTTATTATTTCCTGCTATTACTGGATTTGGCATAGGATGGGCAAGTATGATGGGGATTCCGTATTTGATGATTGTTTCTAATATTCCAAAGGAACGTTACGGTGTTTATATGGGAATCATAAATATGATGATTGTAATACCCATGTTTATCCAAACGATAACCTTCGGATTTATTATGAAGCATTTTTTACATAATGATGCAAGACTAGCCATCACTTTTGCCGGAGTATTGCTGATTATTAGTGCTATTATAACCCTTTTTATTTCAACCAAAAAACAAGCCATCAGTGAATAG
- a CDS encoding glutaredoxin family protein — protein sequence MKKSALLIFFFALVFNCSLYAQEKKQTKSVMIVYGSEDCHYCIDTKKYLKDNNIEFVFFDIDKNQEALHEMLFKLKNAGISTSNLGIPVIDKQGIIFTNNGVFEEFLKKLK from the coding sequence ATGAAAAAATCAGCCCTACTCATTTTCTTTTTTGCTCTAGTTTTTAATTGTAGTCTGTATGCTCAGGAAAAGAAACAGACAAAATCGGTTATGATAGTCTATGGTAGTGAAGATTGTCATTATTGTATTGACACTAAAAAATATTTAAAAGATAATAATATTGAATTCGTTTTTTTTGACATCGATAAGAATCAAGAAGCTTTACACGAAATGTTATTTAAGTTAAAAAATGCCGGAATAAGCACCTCAAACCTTGGGATACCAGTTATTGATAAGCAAGGAATTATTTTTACTAATAATGGTGTTTTTGAGGAATTTCTCAAAAAGTTAAAATAG
- a CDS encoding tetratricopeptide repeat protein: MKKLLLTAFLFLSFLAKAQSDQLANNYFDRGDFEKALLTYQDLLKTAEGNFNYFQRVIECYQQLQQYDKSQKALEERFDKYKQSNLLVELGFNYQLQKNQEKAKKYYDQAIDKIKKNAAEVYGIAYLFEKKALFDYALLAYKTALEKEPKMSFSFQMATLYGQQGNTDLMIETFLDESVKNPQNLPIIQNQLSRFMTEEVDTTFNEALKKALLIRAQKTQDVIWNDFLSWYFVQLKEYGKAFVQQKAIYKRDPNSFANIVNLGQMAIEDNDEDSAQEILTFVLDNTQDIELLVQSHSYLIEMRINHALEKDYPAITQELENLIKQFGVSPYTLSLLELQANFTAFHLNNPEKAKTILKNAMEMPINRYQMAEVKMALADIFLFEEKFNQALIYYSQIDEDMGGDAIGQEASLKTAKTSYFKGDFQWASHQLKVLKSAPSQLIANDALDLFLLISDNTVEDSTQVALKKFARADFLLYQNKKSESLAHFQAILKENKGDVIEPVALLRIGKLYEKMGDFVKALENYNEIITKHNESIYIDEALYFSAEIYNTQLHDPDKAKPLYEEMIFKHEDSIYFVDSRNKYRKLRGDTNL; encoded by the coding sequence ATGAAAAAACTCCTGCTCACCGCGTTCTTATTCCTGTCATTTTTGGCTAAGGCCCAAAGTGATCAATTGGCCAATAACTATTTTGACCGTGGCGATTTTGAGAAAGCGTTACTAACTTATCAGGATTTATTAAAAACAGCCGAGGGCAATTTCAACTATTTCCAAAGGGTAATTGAGTGTTACCAGCAGTTACAGCAATATGACAAATCGCAAAAAGCCTTAGAGGAGCGTTTTGACAAATACAAACAAAGCAATCTTTTGGTGGAACTGGGTTTTAATTACCAACTGCAAAAAAACCAGGAGAAAGCTAAAAAATACTACGATCAGGCCATTGATAAAATCAAAAAAAATGCGGCCGAAGTATATGGCATCGCCTACCTTTTTGAAAAGAAGGCCTTGTTTGATTATGCGTTACTGGCTTATAAAACCGCTTTAGAAAAAGAGCCTAAAATGAGTTTCAGCTTTCAAATGGCTACGCTTTACGGGCAACAAGGCAACACCGATTTAATGATTGAAACCTTCCTGGATGAATCGGTTAAAAACCCACAAAACCTGCCGATAATTCAAAATCAGTTGTCTCGATTCATGACCGAAGAAGTAGACACTACTTTTAATGAAGCCTTGAAAAAAGCCTTGTTAATCAGAGCCCAAAAAACACAAGATGTGATTTGGAACGATTTTTTAAGCTGGTATTTTGTGCAACTTAAAGAATACGGCAAAGCCTTTGTGCAGCAAAAAGCCATCTACAAAAGAGACCCCAATTCTTTTGCCAACATTGTCAATTTGGGACAAATGGCCATAGAAGACAATGATGAAGATTCAGCGCAAGAAATCCTGACGTTTGTTTTAGACAACACTCAAGACATAGAACTATTGGTGCAGTCTCATTCCTATTTGATTGAAATGAGAATCAACCACGCGTTGGAAAAAGATTATCCGGCCATCACTCAGGAATTAGAAAATTTAATAAAACAATTTGGCGTAAGTCCTTACACTCTTTCGCTATTAGAATTGCAGGCCAACTTTACTGCGTTTCATTTGAACAATCCCGAAAAAGCGAAAACCATTTTAAAAAATGCTATGGAAATGCCTATCAATCGCTACCAAATGGCAGAAGTGAAAATGGCGCTGGCGGATATCTTTTTATTTGAAGAAAAATTCAACCAGGCTTTGATTTATTATTCACAGATTGATGAAGACATGGGCGGTGATGCTATTGGCCAGGAAGCCAGTTTGAAAACGGCCAAAACCAGTTATTTTAAAGGTGATTTTCAGTGGGCCTCACATCAATTGAAAGTACTCAAATCGGCTCCATCTCAATTGATAGCCAATGATGCTTTAGATTTATTTTTACTAATCAGTGACAACACCGTAGAAGATTCTACCCAAGTGGCTTTGAAGAAATTTGCCCGCGCGGATTTTCTGTTATATCAAAATAAAAAATCGGAATCCTTAGCCCATTTTCAAGCAATTTTAAAAGAAAACAAAGGCGATGTTATTGAACCGGTGGCGTTGTTGCGCATTGGTAAACTCTATGAAAAAATGGGTGATTTTGTCAAAGCATTGGAGAACTACAATGAAATCATCACCAAGCACAACGAGAGCATATACATTGATGAAGCGCTTTATTTTTCAGCAGAAATTTACAACACCCAACTCCACGACCCCGACAAAGCCAAACCGCTATACGAAGAAATGATTTTCAAGCACGAAGACAGCATTTACTTTGTCGACTCGAGGAATAAATACCGAAAACTGCGCGGCGATACTAATCTTTAG
- the serS gene encoding serine--tRNA ligase, producing MLQISYIRENQEKVVAALAKKHMDAKAIVADVIQLDENRRSTQVALDNTLAEANKLSSAIGEMMKSGEKAKAEILKQKTSQLKETSKELSEKLDAYASELQQKMYLLPNLPAAIVPEGKTPEENLNVFQEGDIPVLHEGAQPHWELVKKYDIIDFELGVKITGAGFPVYKGKGARLQRALIAYFLDKNTAAGYQEYQVPHLVNEASGFGTGQLPDKEGQMYHVGEDDLYLIPTAEVPVTNLFRDVILQENELPVLCTGYTPCFRREAGSYGAHVRGLNRLHQFDKVEIVRIEHPDNSYAALDGMVEHVKDIMRELKLPFRILRLCGGDMSFASALTYDFEVFSTAQDRWLEISSVSNFETFQANRLKLRFKGKDGKTQLAHTLNGSSLALPRVLAGIIENYQTPEGIVIPEVLRPYTGFDIIN from the coding sequence ATGTTACAAATAAGTTACATCAGAGAAAATCAGGAAAAAGTGGTTGCCGCTTTAGCCAAAAAACACATGGATGCCAAGGCTATCGTTGCCGACGTAATCCAATTAGACGAAAACAGAAGAAGCACTCAGGTGGCTCTTGACAATACTTTGGCGGAAGCTAACAAACTTTCGTCCGCTATCGGCGAAATGATGAAAAGCGGCGAAAAAGCCAAAGCCGAAATTTTAAAACAAAAAACCAGTCAACTGAAAGAAACCAGCAAGGAACTTTCAGAAAAATTGGACGCCTATGCCAGTGAGTTGCAACAAAAAATGTACTTGCTGCCTAACCTCCCTGCCGCTATCGTTCCGGAAGGAAAAACACCGGAAGAAAACCTAAACGTTTTTCAGGAAGGCGACATCCCGGTATTGCATGAAGGCGCACAGCCCCACTGGGAGTTGGTAAAAAAATACGACATCATCGACTTTGAATTAGGTGTAAAAATCACCGGAGCCGGATTCCCGGTATACAAAGGAAAAGGCGCTCGCTTACAACGCGCTTTGATTGCTTATTTCTTAGATAAAAATACAGCCGCAGGATACCAAGAATATCAGGTACCTCATTTGGTTAACGAAGCGTCAGGTTTCGGAACCGGACAATTACCGGATAAAGAAGGACAGATGTACCACGTGGGAGAAGATGATTTATACCTAATCCCAACCGCGGAAGTACCGGTGACCAACTTATTCCGCGATGTGATTTTACAAGAAAACGAATTGCCGGTTTTATGCACAGGCTACACACCTTGTTTCCGTAGAGAAGCCGGTTCGTATGGTGCTCACGTTCGAGGATTGAACCGTTTACACCAGTTTGACAAAGTAGAAATCGTTCGTATCGAACATCCTGATAATTCCTATGCTGCCCTTGACGGCATGGTGGAACATGTAAAAGACATTATGCGCGAATTGAAATTACCTTTCCGTATCTTGAGACTTTGCGGCGGTGATATGAGCTTTGCTTCGGCATTGACTTACGATTTCGAAGTGTTTTCTACAGCACAAGACCGTTGGTTAGAAATCAGTTCGGTTTCTAATTTTGAAACGTTCCAAGCCAACCGTTTGAAATTGCGTTTCAAAGGCAAAGATGGTAAAACTCAACTGGCGCACACTTTGAACGGAAGTTCATTAGCCTTACCAAGAGTTTTAGCCGGCATCATCGAAAATTATCAAACTCCGGAAGGTATCGTAATCCCGGAAGTATTGCGCCCTTATACCGGTTTCGATATCATTAACTAA
- a CDS encoding glycoside hydrolase 100 family protein: protein MNSLAYDKSIELLRKVATPQGFLASAENTSNYKRVWARDGVICGLAALASGDEELINAFKETLETLAKNQHPVGTIPSNVLINEVGTEVSYGGLAGRVDAVTWFIIGVCQYAFYKCDVSFVSSHNSQIEKCLALLDSWEFNNKHLVYVPLSGNWADEYITDGYVLYDQLLRIWALKCYNYFVKSDVITEKIIQITKQIEINFMPHTEGEKYHERAYNEVDFQDFMPCSFSPSGYKTQFDAFANSLVALLNIGSTVFQKKIINHSVSLAKETRLGLLPAFWPPILETDEHWNLLKNNCKYEFRNYPYEFHNGGSWPMVNGFFGLALLAKAEEKKAALILENINEANAKLEFSFYENFNSKTNEPNGVSNCAWSAAAAVLLHQSLYNNFKILV from the coding sequence GTGAATAGTTTAGCCTACGACAAGTCGATTGAGTTATTGCGAAAGGTTGCCACACCCCAAGGTTTTTTGGCTAGTGCCGAAAACACCTCCAATTATAAAAGAGTTTGGGCCCGTGATGGCGTTATTTGCGGGTTGGCTGCATTGGCATCAGGCGATGAAGAGTTAATAAATGCCTTTAAAGAAACTTTGGAAACTTTGGCTAAAAACCAACATCCTGTAGGTACTATTCCCTCAAATGTTTTGATTAATGAGGTAGGAACGGAAGTGAGTTATGGAGGTTTGGCAGGCAGAGTTGATGCAGTAACTTGGTTTATCATAGGAGTTTGTCAATATGCTTTTTATAAATGTGATGTGTCTTTTGTGAGCAGTCACAATAGTCAAATTGAGAAGTGTCTTGCTCTTTTGGATTCTTGGGAATTCAACAATAAACATCTTGTATATGTCCCGCTTTCAGGGAATTGGGCTGATGAATATATAACAGACGGTTATGTGTTATACGACCAACTATTGAGAATATGGGCATTAAAATGCTATAACTACTTTGTTAAAAGTGATGTCATAACCGAAAAAATTATACAAATCACTAAGCAAATTGAAATCAATTTCATGCCTCATACAGAGGGAGAAAAATACCATGAACGGGCCTACAATGAAGTTGATTTCCAAGATTTCATGCCATGTTCTTTTTCACCATCGGGCTATAAAACACAGTTTGATGCCTTTGCCAATTCATTGGTTGCTTTGCTAAATATTGGCTCAACTGTTTTTCAAAAAAAGATTATCAATCATTCGGTTTCATTAGCAAAAGAAACTAGGTTAGGATTACTCCCCGCATTTTGGCCACCTATTTTAGAAACTGATGAGCATTGGAATTTATTGAAGAACAATTGCAAATATGAATTCCGAAATTATCCTTATGAGTTTCATAACGGAGGAAGTTGGCCTATGGTAAACGGATTTTTTGGATTGGCCTTATTGGCAAAAGCGGAAGAAAAAAAGGCAGCATTGATTTTGGAAAATATAAACGAGGCAAATGCTAAGCTGGAATTTTCTTTTTATGAAAATTTCAATTCTAAAACCAATGAGCCTAATGGTGTTTCCAACTGTGCTTGGAGTGCGGCTGCTGCAGTTTTATTGCATCAATCATTATATAATAATTTTAAAATTTTAGTCTAA
- a CDS encoding DUF4286 family protein translates to MILYNVTINIQESVHDQWMRWMQEKHINDMLATGKFSSARMVKVLVEEEMGGTTYSIQFTTDSKETLQKYYDEDAPKLRAESAQLFGDKMLAFRTELELISDH, encoded by the coding sequence ATGATACTTTACAACGTTACCATCAACATACAAGAAAGCGTTCACGACCAATGGATGCGCTGGATGCAGGAAAAACACATCAACGACATGCTGGCTACCGGAAAATTTTCTTCGGCGCGTATGGTTAAAGTTTTGGTGGAAGAAGAAATGGGTGGCACCACCTATTCTATTCAATTTACTACGGATTCCAAAGAAACCTTGCAAAAATACTATGATGAAGATGCTCCAAAACTAAGAGCAGAAAGCGCTCAATTGTTTGGTGACAAGATGTTGGCTTTCCGTACCGAATTGGAATTAATTTCTGATCATTAA